From a region of the Drosophila virilis strain 15010-1051.87 chromosome 3, Dvir_AGI_RSII-ME, whole genome shotgun sequence genome:
- the ebd1 gene encoding uncharacterized protein ebd1 has product MRVRDKRKQQKEQKAPKSSDKQKPADAEPKPETSSKTTTAATTTTTTTTNTTATTTQQPPTLPATEKVAFDNRIKRKNVLALNEKVAALREYDRQPVYKHVGRLFNCSPDQIKRIVQQKDEILRAWEQRTRRSQDAKTQELKVVRVSMLGKAVYDWIRRMMYYKDFIISDGLIQKMALQFKSSMGLTNFFPHQEWCDKFRTTYNIQHNDTKLLKIGYTQSYSVQINDIAKDVMSQCTPAAAAAPAADPVEEDDDEEDISLATISGSSHVDEDDADVDIDGRGDISDPEVDQHLDVKPSLSELNARVLQPLPQLVRLPQVPPGTSQKVLLATPILPPGAAAGGAQTMTIIPLATLAQSITQRPAVQAKVMPPPILDIKQEIKTEPKDPEELQQEAQQQTEESAKEKLADEQTALHIKEELDSDGEYLGDDDDENGGRSSVTSLAEILAANVDDEKQYIEQTRALRQRKRSRSPAQDLAIPMITLPPMPTLTKAPAQTPPPKRPRQPDDNNNAGSGQSIIGSAEARKYLKLLEEFAMSQKNSRLIELITRADEVMRELE; this is encoded by the exons ATGCGTGTGCGCGACAAACGCAAGCAGCAAAAGGAGCAAAAGGCTCCAAAAAGCAGTGATAAACAAAAG CCAGCCGATGCCGAGCCAAAGCCCGAAACATctagcaaaacaacaacagcagcaacaactacaacaacaacaacaacaaacacaacggcaacaacaacacagcagCCGCCCACATTACCTGCAACTGAGAAGGTTGCGTTCGACAATCGCATCAAGCGCAAAAATGTGTTAGCCCTAAACGAAAAGGTGGCAGCTCTGCGCGAATACGATCGCCAGCCGGTGTACAAGCACGTGGGCCGCCTGTTCAATTGCAGTCCGGATCAGATAAAGCGCATTGTACAGCAAAAGGATGAGATATTGCGCGCCTGGGAGCAGCGGACGAGGCGCAGCCAGGATGCCAAGACGCAGGAGCTGAAGGTGGTGCGAGTGTCCATGCTGGGCAAAGCCGTATACGACTGGATACGGCGCATGATGTACTACAAGGACTTCATCATATCGGACGGTCTGATACAGAAAATGGCGCTGCAATTCAAGAGCTCGATGGGATTGACCAACTTCTTTCCGCATCAGGAGTGGTGCGACAAATTCCGCACCACCTACAACATTCAGCACAACGACACAAAGCTGCTGAAGATTGGCTACACGCAAAGCTATTCGGTGCAGATCAATGATATTGCCAAGGACGTCATGTCCCAGTgcacgccagcagcagctgcagcacctgCAGCTGACCCTGTGGAGGAGGATGACGACGAGGAGGACATCAGTTTGGCCACCATCAGCGGCAGCAGTCATGTGGACGAAGATGATGCTGACGTCGATATCGATGGACGCGGCGACATCAGCGATCCCGAGGTGGATCAGCATCTAGATGTAAAGCCCTCGCTCAGCGAGCTCAATGCGCGCGTTCTGCAGCCTCTGCCGCAATTGGTGCGGTTGCCACAGGTGCCGCCGGGCACCTCGCAAAAGGTGCTGCTGGCAACGCCTATTCTGCCACCTGGTGCAGCGGCTGGCGGTGCCCAAACAATGACCATCATACCGCTGGCCACGCTGGCGCAGAGCATCACACAGCGACCGGCAGTGCAAGCGAAGGTAATGCCACCGCCCATATTGGATATTAAGCAGGAGATCAAAACGGAGCCCAAAGACCCGGAAGAGCTGCAGCAGGAAGCGCAACAGCAGACGGAGGAAAGCGCCAAGGAGAAGCTAGCCGATGAGCAGACAGCGTTGCACATCAAGGAGGAACTGGACAGCGATGGCGAATACCTGGGGGATGATGATGACGAGAATGGCGGCCGTTCCAGCGTTACCTCGTTGGCCGAAATTCTGGCCGCCAATGTGGACGATGAGAAGCAGTACATTGAGCAGACACGCGCTCTGCGCCAGCGAAAACGCAGTCGCAGTCCAGCCCAAGATCTGGCCATACCCATGATCACATTGCCGCCCATGCCCACGCTAACCAAGGCGCCAGCACAGACGCCGCCGCCAAAGCGTCCGCGGCAGcccgacgacaacaacaatgcgggCAGCGGTCAATCGATAATCGGCAGCGCCGAGGCGCGCAAGTACCTGAAGCTATTGGAGGAGTTTGCCATGTCGCAGAAAAACTCTCGACTGATTGAATTAATAACGCGCGCCGACGAAGTCATGCGGGAGCTGGAATAG
- the LOC6624299 gene encoding uncharacterized protein, which translates to MSGLLDRFIANKRQFWREFLKLYEEMPELWDVRHPDYRNKELRNQSYDILHNKLKVIQPNASKTDVGRRINIFRTNYRREQMRIWRQQDLGLHSELCKPVLWFYDNMSFLLTQESFQRRARKTRCKPGVKGKSMSDFRFDAMMDPLDTGSTITALPKLTNSSDTTAAEFTESLLLSPKIEIFENELDAMDTEGIVPNDAVKADNADTSASEFNEPASSTSTTLTVMKSSGSQQSNVPLSEASETLAKSWAIQYEEMAPTQRILARKAIADILFEGCMGNLRVNRGESRSTVDNYL; encoded by the exons ATGTCAGGGTTGCTAGATCGTTTCATTGCTAATAAGCGACAGTTTTGGCGCGAGTTTTTGAAACTCTATGAGGAAATGCCGGAGCTTTGGGATGTGCGCCATCCGGATTATAGAAACAAAGAATTAAGGAACCAATCATACGATATTCTACATAATAAGTTAAAAGTGATTCAGCCAAATGCATCGAAGACAGATGTTGGACGTCGCATCAACATTTTTCGTACAAACTATAGACGAGAACAGATGCGCATTTGGAGACAGCAGGATTTGGGACTGCATTCTGAATTGTGCAAGCCCGTATTATGGTTCTACGATAACATGAGTTTTCTGCTCACCCAAGAGTCTTTCCAGCGTAGAGCCAGGAAAACGCGCTGTAAGCCCGGCGTTAAAGGAAAGTCAATGTCCGACTTTAGATTCGAT GCTATGATGGATCCATTGGACACAGGCTCGACAATAACAGCTTTACCAAAATTAACAAACAGCTCCGATACGACAGCAGCAGAGTTTACCGAAAGCTTGCTGCTCAGCCCGAAGAtcgaaatatttgaaaatgagcTGGATGCAATGGATACCGAGGGAATAGTGCCAAATGATGCCGTCAAGGCTGATAATGCCGATACCAGCGCTTCAGAATTCAATGAGCCAGCCAGCTCTACATCAACCACATTGACTGTTATGAAGAGCTCCGGGTCCCAGCAGTCAAATGTACCTTTAAGCGAAGCCTCCGAAACACTTGCCAAATCCTGGGCTATACAGTATGAGGAAATGGCACCGACACAGCGTATTCTGGCGCGAAAAGCCATCGCGGACATCCTATTCGAGGGCTGCATGGGAAATTTACGTGTTAATCGCGGCGAATCTCGCTCTACTGTGGATAACTATTTGTAA